In Miscanthus floridulus cultivar M001 chromosome 8, ASM1932011v1, whole genome shotgun sequence, the sequence AACAGCCTCATCTAGCACACCTGTTTTCTCACTAATCTTACGGTAACATATTGTGCAAGGATGACCTTATCCCAATGCGGTGCGAACATGAACTTTGTAAAACTTTATTGAATCTTTTGTTTGGAATGAAACCCCAAATATATGTCCATCTAACCTTCTCCTAAATGCCCCCAAATAAAAATCAACAATAACTCCAATGCAACCTTTTGCTTCATTCTTCCATGTGTACTCCTACTTAAATGCACACTAATCAATGCAATGCACACTAATGATTGATGTGCAACATGGTCATTGTACCCCTCACCTTAATGTTAGTCCCAAGTGCAAATGGACTTATATTTGGGATCGGCAGGGTGGGATTACTTCAGTTTATTAAGGAAGAAACCTCATTGTTCTAAATATGAATTAAGAGCATATCAATTATTTTGCAGTTTCAAGCAGTTCGGGAAATGGTGCATACAAATCCAGAAATTTTGCAGGTTTTGTATTATTTGTTTTGGCTTACATTCTATGACTTCTTGTGTAGCACCTGCCTGAACTTTTTGCTGGTATCATGTTATAGCCTATGCTAGTTGAGTTGAGCAAGCAGAATCCTCAAATTCTAAGGCTGATTGAGGAGAATCATGATGAGTTTCTTCAGTTACTAAACGAGCCCTTTGAAGGTGGAGAGGGGTAAGCATCCTCTTATTTTATTAACTTTTCCCCCTTTGTTTGGGTTGTCTGCTTCATCACCACTTGCCAATTGTCATAGATTTCTGGTATTGTGTGAATTGCTGTTTACTGATTTTATAAATAGATAGTGTTCTCATTTCTTCTGCCCATTTCCTTGAAATCTCTAGGGATTTCTTAGACCAACCTGAGGAGGATGAAATGCCTCATGCTATTAGTGTTACACCAGAGGAGCAGGAGGCCATTGGACGGGTAAGCACGCATTTGTTGAACTCGCTATCCTCCGACTTCATAGATATTTGAGATCACATAATCATGTTTTGGTTTGTTTTTGTATATTCAGCTTGAATCCATGGGGTTCGACAGAGCACGCGTTATTCAAGCATTCTTTGCCTGCGATAGGAATGCGGAGCTAGCAGCAAACTATCTTCTGGAGCATGCTGGTGAGGAAGATTAAGCGGGAATAGTTTTCATACGGTGAGAACTCAGCCATCCTCTGGTTGATTATCCTTCGGTAAACATATATGGCAAGTGGCTCACGTCTGGGGTGATTTCTTTCTTCTGAACCTTGACAGCCTTCGTCAACATCTGACCCACATTGATCAAGATTGGAAGTTCCGAGTGACTACTCAGAGTTGATATGGAGCTGACAGTCATTTGAATTGATTTCTGATATGGAGCTGACAGTCATTTGAATTGATTTCTTTGTGCAAGACCTATATTACATGTTGCCTTTTACATTTAAATACATGTAGCTGAACACACTTAAGTAGATTGCTACAGTTGTGTCTTCCCATTCATCAGCGTGTAGTGGTAAACATCAGTTCTGCTCCTGTATGCATAGGATGCAAGTACAACACAAGTATGGCTTGGCGGAAGTACAAGGATCAACTACCACCAAAAGGGAGGATGGCGAATGGACGATGTGTTTGCAACAAGCTGCCCGCATGTGTGGATGATGAGTGCAGAACTGCAGATAGGTCGAGTGTGCCAAGGCTGGCAAGTGTATAAACGACGACAGATTGGTGTAACTAGACTTGTTTGCTATTTCTATTATAAAACATTGCTTGACCGATTAAGTAACACTCAAGTTGCAAAAGGATAATCACGTATTAGCATGATCTTTTATTCAATCGCCTTCTCAGGTAAGAAGCTGGAAGACTGGATGTACAGAACCGCTTAGATTACATCAGCTACTAAAGGTCAAAAACAAACACTCCATCCCCGCAAGGCTCCCATTTCACAGGGTGCAGCACAGCTTTGCGTCGATCGATGCCAGGCAAATGCAGAACGCTTGGTAGCCGGTCAGCGGGTATCTGCAGAACACATTTTTCTGAGATGAAACTGATCTCGCAATTGGACCGAAAGCACTGGAGTAATTTTGGGTGAGGCTTTTTTTTGTTACCTAAAATCCATTATGTACTTGGATTTCCCAACCCTACCATGCTGCAACACTGTCTGCCTCCCGTTTTCCTGCCAAGCAAAGTTTCATGTATCTTATGACTGCTGTGATCTCTGATACGTACCAGACAAATGAAATGTTACCTCCAAAGTCATCTGAAAATTCTTGACCGATGTTTGCACCTTGTACCCCATCCTTCCTGCCCTCTCTCTGAAGTCCAGTTCGTAGCGCTTTGTCATCTGTCGTAACAACACAAATCAACAACCATCAGCTTGCCTCTTGAGAGTTGAGATACCACTCCGAGGAATACGCATCAAACAAGCTGTCATGAACTCCTTACATGGTTGTAGAACGGGGCTCTTGAGCACAACGGGTCAGCTCTGCTCTTCTTCTCCTGCCAATCCTTTGGGAGCCCACTGACATGCTGAATCTGCAAACTTCCATAGTCACTAAGAACCATCTGCCTGATTCCAAATTACCTCGCTGAATGTTGAAAATTTTTCATCTGAACTTTACCTGAGCAGAATTGTTGGTCTTGAGCTGCATGGACTGGTTCTTGGGGATCCATGCCCTCATTCTTCTGAAACTCCCGGTGAGCGTGGTGATGGTGGGGGCAAACCTGCAGGAACAAAAAATTGTGGGTCAAGAAGCATTCCGGAAGGGAGCGACTGATTCCTGATGGATTCTGAGGTCGGTCGGATCTTACGCGACAACGCCAAGAAGCCGCTTCGACGGGTTCTTCAGCTCGTCCGCTCGGCTCCCCTGCCAGCCATGAACATCGGCTCATCAAGCGCTGAAACGCAATCAGGAAGAAGCATGATTTGAGGTGTGGATGTACCTGGCCCCAGATTTGGTACTTGGATCCGACCAGGTTGGCGCCCACCGTGCCGAGGAAGTTGTTGTCGGCGGTGCAGAAGATGCCGTCCTGGTTCTGCGCCACGATGAACTCGGACCTTCCCCTCCTCCTCCGGTGCCGCGCCACCGCCAGCTTGCGGTCCTGCCGCCCCTGCCCCTCCTGCGCCATTCCACAAACACAAATTAACCTCGTATCGCTCTGACATCGCCTTGCGGATTTCAAACAATGCAGGTCGGAGGCCATCTCACGTTGGTGTAGAGGGAGTAGAGCGCGACGCCTCTGGCGCCGGTGGCCGCCTCCCGGACGATGACGCACGTGCACCGGCCGACGTCCTGCGGCAGTGGCCGGCACAGCAGCGCCCTGCAGGAACAGGGGAAAGAGGGAGCATTGTTACTATCCGCTGCGTggtcccgcggcggcggcggcgcaggggaGGTCcgggcggcggcgtggcgcggCGTACCTGTTGGGGAGCGTGGCCCAGGAGGAGGCCGGCGCGGACTCGCTGTCGGAGAGGTCCCACGCCTCGTAGTTGGAGGACGGCGGCGGGAGCAGCAGCTCCCTGCCCCGGGGCCCGACGACGAACGCGGGCGGCGCCTGCGCAGCCACCTTGGCCGCCTCGTCCTTCATGCGGAGCTGCAGCGACGACGGCTtcagcggcggcggcgtaggCGTAGGCGGTGCTACAACCGCCGGCGCCGGCTCCGCGGGCTTCGACAGCTCGGCGGTCGTCgtcgccgcagccgccgccttccccttgtcctcctcctccttcctgtGGCCGAGGCTCTTCGTCCGCTGGTTCTCCTTCTCGGCGGATGCCGCCGGCCCGCGCCTGGGCCTGGCGCTCGCCACGGCCGGAACCGGAGACGGAGACGCGGCGGCGTTGTTGCTCCGCGGACGCAGCGGCTCCCTCCTGGCCCTTGTCGTCGTCGCCTTGGGGTTGGGCGTGGTGGCGGTCGCCATCGCCGGGCGTGGCCTCTGCAGTAGAGTGCAGGCTCTGTTGGCGTGCCGGTACGCGGGGGTGCGCAGCGCAGCGGACAGCGACAGCTCGGTGGACGAACTGAGGCCTTTTTAAAATTCAGGGCTTGTTACGTCGCGTGACACGTTCgtgaaaataaattataaaagttcTTGTACACTCgataaatttattaagtctaattaatatgATATTAACACATGTTTACCTGTATTGTtaaatcatagattaattagatttaa encodes:
- the LOC136475832 gene encoding tubby-like protein 4, coding for MATATTPNPKATTTRARREPLRPRSNNAAASPSPVPAVASARPRRGPAASAEKENQRTKSLGHRKEEEDKGKAAAAATTTAELSKPAEPAPAVVAPPTPTPPPLKPSSLQLRMKDEAAKVAAQAPPAFVVGPRGRELLLPPPSSNYEAWDLSDSESAPASSWATLPNRALLCRPLPQDVGRCTCVIVREAATGARGVALYSLYTNEGQGRQDRKLAVARHRRRRGRSEFIVAQNQDGIFCTADNNFLGTVGANLVGSKYQIWGQGSRADELKNPSKRLLGVVAFAPTITTLTGSFRRMRAWIPKNQSMQLKTNNSAQIQHVSGLPKDWQEKKSRADPLCSRAPFYNHMTKRYELDFRERAGRMGYKVQTSVKNFQMTLEENGRQTVLQHGRVGKSKYIMDFRYPLTGYQAFCICLASIDAKLCCTL